A genomic region of Runella rosea contains the following coding sequences:
- a CDS encoding SusC/RagA family TonB-linked outer membrane protein translates to MKKHFFTLCLFLGFVSLAWSQNRRVTGTVTDGVSGETLPGVSILLKGTNVGTTTSIEGKFSINVPEKNDAVLIFSFVGYLPESVVVGNRSEVNLSLNPDQKMLEEVVVIGYGEAINRRDLTGSVSSVGAKQLKDIPLTNAAEALTGRLAGVRVTTSEGAPGADIQIRIRGGGSITQDNSPIYIVDGIQVENALSFLSPQDIETIDVLKDASTTAIYGARGANGVVIITTKSGKGGKTTVSYNGSMGVREIFKKLPVMNPYDFVRWQYERSRNDAAAEKSFSDQYGAWENLNQYKTLTPIDWQEEVFGRQATYQNHNLIVNGGNAATNYNLSLTANKEDGVLLESGFDRYLATFKMDHKASEKLRLGFNVRYLNQTVSGAGTTTSGTKSTNRLRHSVQYRPLVVGIAPEVDDFDENLYISSGNLVNPILMTQAEYRKAYTKAINLSGYASYSILKNLTFKTTIGIDNNDAQNNSFWSKITGTARNYASQPVASIFQQSAFTINNSNTLQYSKKFETKHDLNVIVGQEIYQNVSKSTTIETRYFPTDISAEQALANMGLGSPPTGAQQARPISNETPANRLFSLFGRVSYGYNDKYLATVSLRSDRSSKFNYANGALVFPSGTVAWRFTKENFMKGSKFLTDGKVRLGYGVAGNNRIGDLLYQQLYGVTGEYALNHSVLPGYAPIALANEDLKWESNVSQNVGLDLSFLSNRFQLSIDAYKNSGRNLLLAVAIPPTSGYSSQIKNLGSTTNKGIEVQLNAYIIQKKDFTWNSNLNISTNKNTVTGLGTVTQLTRNSGWQGSDGTDDYLVKVGEPVGLMYGFVTDGFYKVDDFTFNATTNTYTVKPGIAVNSVYGTPQPGMLKWKDIDGDGLVTADKDRTVIGNANPKFIGGWNNQIAYKNFDLSLFMNWVVGNDIYNANKIEMTDGAFPSLNMLEFMKDRWTNINDQGQVVTDPTALAALNANATIWSPVRVQRYWLHSWAVEDGSFLRINNLTVGYSLPSEVLKKIKLSRFRAFATVNNLATLTKYTGYDPEVNTRRSDPLTQGVDFAGYPRAKTWVFGVNLTF, encoded by the coding sequence ATGAAAAAACACTTTTTTACCTTATGCTTGTTTCTCGGCTTTGTGTCCTTGGCATGGTCGCAAAATCGCCGGGTAACAGGAACCGTGACCGACGGCGTATCGGGCGAAACCCTACCCGGGGTGAGTATTTTGCTCAAAGGCACCAACGTAGGAACGACCACTTCTATCGAAGGCAAGTTCTCGATTAACGTTCCCGAAAAAAATGATGCGGTGCTTATTTTTAGCTTTGTGGGCTACCTTCCCGAAAGCGTCGTGGTGGGCAACCGCTCTGAGGTAAATCTCTCCCTCAATCCCGACCAAAAGATGTTGGAGGAGGTGGTTGTGATTGGGTACGGCGAGGCCATCAACCGCCGCGATTTGACGGGCTCGGTTTCGTCGGTCGGAGCTAAACAATTGAAAGATATTCCCCTCACCAATGCCGCTGAAGCCCTCACGGGGCGCTTGGCGGGGGTGCGCGTCACCACCTCAGAAGGTGCGCCGGGGGCTGATATTCAAATCCGTATCCGTGGTGGTGGTTCCATTACCCAAGATAATTCACCCATTTATATCGTTGACGGAATTCAGGTTGAAAATGCGCTTTCCTTCCTTTCGCCGCAAGATATTGAGACCATTGATGTACTGAAAGATGCTTCTACGACGGCTATTTACGGAGCACGTGGAGCTAATGGTGTAGTAATTATTACCACAAAGTCTGGTAAAGGCGGCAAAACAACCGTGAGTTATAACGGCTCTATGGGCGTGCGTGAAATATTTAAAAAACTGCCCGTCATGAATCCATATGATTTTGTGCGTTGGCAGTACGAGCGCAGCCGCAACGATGCGGCGGCCGAAAAAAGCTTTTCGGATCAATACGGCGCTTGGGAAAACCTCAATCAATACAAAACTTTAACCCCGATTGACTGGCAAGAAGAGGTATTTGGGCGACAGGCCACGTACCAAAACCATAATTTGATTGTCAATGGGGGCAATGCCGCTACCAACTATAATTTAAGCCTTACGGCCAACAAAGAAGATGGAGTATTGTTGGAATCTGGCTTTGATCGGTATCTGGCTACCTTCAAAATGGACCACAAAGCCTCCGAAAAACTGCGTCTTGGATTCAACGTACGCTACCTGAATCAAACCGTTAGCGGCGCGGGTACTACCACGAGTGGTACCAAATCGACCAACCGCCTTCGCCACTCGGTGCAGTACCGTCCGTTGGTTGTTGGGATTGCTCCCGAAGTAGATGATTTTGACGAAAACCTATACATTTCTTCTGGTAACTTAGTCAATCCGATTCTGATGACGCAGGCCGAATACCGCAAAGCCTACACCAAAGCCATCAACCTGAGCGGCTACGCGAGCTACAGTATTTTGAAAAATTTGACGTTTAAAACCACGATCGGAATTGATAACAATGATGCTCAGAATAACTCATTTTGGAGTAAAATCACGGGAACGGCTCGCAACTACGCATCTCAGCCAGTAGCTTCTATTTTTCAACAATCGGCTTTTACCATTAACAATTCAAATACGCTACAATACAGCAAAAAGTTTGAGACCAAACACGACTTAAATGTGATTGTGGGGCAGGAAATTTACCAGAACGTCAGCAAGAGTACCACGATTGAAACGCGCTATTTTCCCACCGATATTTCGGCCGAACAGGCCTTGGCCAACATGGGCCTCGGTTCGCCGCCCACGGGTGCGCAACAGGCTAGGCCTATCTCCAACGAGACGCCGGCCAACCGCCTGTTTTCGTTGTTTGGGCGCGTGAGTTATGGATATAATGATAAATATTTGGCGACGGTTTCGCTGCGTTCCGACCGTTCTTCGAAGTTTAACTACGCCAACGGAGCGCTCGTTTTTCCTTCGGGAACCGTGGCTTGGCGTTTTACCAAGGAGAATTTTATGAAAGGAAGCAAATTTCTTACCGATGGTAAAGTACGGCTTGGGTACGGGGTAGCGGGCAATAACCGCATTGGCGATTTATTGTATCAGCAATTGTACGGTGTCACCGGCGAATACGCCCTCAACCACAGTGTGTTGCCAGGTTATGCGCCGATTGCGTTAGCCAATGAGGACTTGAAATGGGAGTCAAACGTGTCACAAAACGTTGGCTTGGATTTATCATTTTTGAGTAACCGTTTCCAACTTTCAATTGATGCGTACAAAAACAGCGGAAGAAATTTATTGTTGGCCGTGGCCATTCCTCCGACTTCGGGTTATTCGTCGCAAATCAAAAATTTGGGTTCTACCACCAATAAGGGAATCGAAGTACAGCTAAACGCGTACATCATTCAGAAAAAAGACTTTACGTGGAATTCAAACCTGAACATTTCGACCAATAAAAACACGGTGACGGGTCTCGGAACGGTGACCCAATTGACCCGCAACTCAGGCTGGCAAGGCTCCGATGGCACCGACGACTATCTGGTAAAAGTAGGCGAGCCGGTAGGATTGATGTACGGTTTTGTGACCGACGGATTTTATAAAGTAGATGATTTTACATTCAACGCAACCACCAATACTTATACCGTCAAGCCAGGTATTGCTGTCAATTCTGTCTATGGCACCCCGCAGCCGGGGATGTTGAAATGGAAAGACATTGATGGGGATGGACTTGTCACTGCTGATAAAGACCGCACGGTTATCGGCAATGCCAACCCGAAATTTATCGGTGGCTGGAACAACCAGATTGCGTATAAAAACTTCGATTTGAGTCTGTTTATGAACTGGGTGGTGGGGAACGACATCTACAACGCCAATAAAATTGAAATGACCGACGGGGCGTTTCCGAGCCTAAACATGCTGGAATTTATGAAAGACCGTTGGACGAATATCAACGACCAAGGACAGGTAGTCACTGACCCAACCGCGCTAGCGGCCTTGAATGCCAACGCCACTATTTGGTCGCCAGTGCGCGTTCAGCGCTATTGGTTGCATTCGTGGGCGGTTGAAGACGGTTCATTTTTAAGAATCAATAACCTCACTGTGGGCTATTCGTTGCCGAGTGAGGTGTTGAAGAAAATCAAACTGTCAAGATTCCGGGCTTTTGCGACGGTCAACAATTTGGCTACGTTGACGAAATACACTGGCTACGACCCCGAAGTAAATACGCGTCGCTCCGATCCACTTACGCAAGGGGTCGATTTTGCAGGCTATCCTCGGGCTAAAACATGGGTTTTTGGAGTGAATTTGACGTTTTAA
- a CDS encoding RagB/SusD family nutrient uptake outer membrane protein, producing the protein MKNIFKKITVLAIPFFVTLLMVSGCKEYLEVQPKSQISISDAFGNVANATNAVIGVYDELMGDNGYGIRINMYYPYDSDEMIVSGNIDNGRRGIGRYQLLLTNAELRNPFLQLYRGIEKANLCIEQIPQMALYANGSDAEKKELRRLHGEVLTLRAQFLFELIRNWGDVPAPFTPAYKQEDLFIPQADRDVTYAKLIEDLKTATDLVPWRTEVGPRNERITKGAVKALRAKLAMFRGGYALRSNGKMERNADYQTYIKIARDECADLMAKRGEHTLNPSFEDIWRKLTSFTYDPFGEIIFEVGAGGSNSNSDSRMGNYNGPSVNAASRYGTGGGGLLVLPNYFYAFDSTDTRRDVTTTLYAVAATNVKSPRRLGEITDGKFRKDWRVPLLQGTALNPGYNWPLIRFADVLLMFAEAENELNGPTAAAISAFEEVRKRAYKGNEGKMGKTPTDKAGFFDAIVNERYLEFGSEGIRKFDLIRWNLLTQKIAETRQKIQDMRDAKGAYANVPQYLYWRNNGEEIQWQTSFYKPSTTTTAPAGWTRLDWRQHLTTNLIDGMQLHAGIARFFVSGKSELFPYDQATVDAYQGKLKQNPGY; encoded by the coding sequence ATGAAAAATATATTTAAAAAAATAACCGTTTTAGCCATCCCGTTCTTCGTTACGCTGTTGATGGTGAGCGGATGTAAAGAGTATCTCGAGGTGCAGCCAAAGTCTCAAATCAGCATTTCAGATGCGTTTGGGAATGTTGCCAACGCCACCAACGCCGTCATTGGTGTGTACGACGAACTCATGGGAGACAATGGCTACGGAATCCGTATCAACATGTATTACCCATACGATTCGGACGAAATGATTGTCTCTGGCAACATTGATAACGGTCGCAGAGGCATTGGTCGTTATCAATTGCTGCTCACCAATGCCGAGCTTCGCAACCCGTTTTTGCAGTTATACCGGGGCATCGAAAAAGCCAATTTGTGCATTGAGCAAATTCCGCAAATGGCCCTTTACGCCAATGGAAGCGATGCCGAAAAGAAAGAGTTACGCCGCTTACACGGGGAAGTATTGACCTTGAGGGCGCAGTTTTTGTTTGAATTGATTCGTAACTGGGGTGATGTACCTGCGCCGTTTACGCCGGCCTATAAGCAGGAAGATTTGTTTATTCCTCAGGCTGACCGCGACGTGACCTACGCCAAGCTCATCGAAGATTTAAAAACAGCTACCGACCTTGTGCCGTGGCGTACCGAAGTGGGGCCTCGCAATGAGCGAATTACAAAAGGGGCTGTGAAGGCGCTGCGGGCCAAACTGGCGATGTTTAGAGGCGGTTACGCCTTGCGTAGCAACGGTAAAATGGAGCGTAACGCTGATTATCAAACCTACATCAAGATTGCCCGCGATGAATGCGCTGACCTCATGGCCAAGCGCGGAGAACATACCCTCAACCCAAGTTTTGAAGATATTTGGCGTAAGTTAACGTCGTTTACGTATGACCCTTTCGGCGAAATTATTTTTGAAGTGGGAGCGGGCGGGTCAAATTCCAACTCCGACAGTCGCATGGGGAATTACAACGGGCCGTCGGTCAATGCGGCTTCTCGGTACGGTACTGGTGGGGGTGGTTTGTTGGTACTACCCAATTATTTCTACGCTTTTGACTCCACCGACACCCGCCGCGACGTAACCACAACGTTGTATGCCGTAGCGGCAACGAATGTCAAATCACCGCGTCGTTTGGGAGAAATCACCGACGGGAAATTCAGAAAAGACTGGCGTGTGCCGTTGTTGCAGGGCACGGCCCTCAACCCTGGCTATAACTGGCCTTTGATTCGCTTTGCGGATGTATTGCTTATGTTTGCCGAAGCCGAAAACGAACTAAATGGGCCAACGGCCGCCGCTATTTCTGCCTTTGAGGAAGTACGAAAAAGGGCGTATAAAGGCAACGAAGGCAAAATGGGGAAAACCCCTACGGATAAAGCAGGCTTTTTTGACGCCATTGTCAACGAACGATATTTAGAATTTGGTAGTGAAGGTATTCGTAAATTTGACTTGATTCGTTGGAATTTATTGACACAAAAGATTGCCGAAACCCGTCAGAAAATTCAGGACATGAGAGATGCAAAAGGAGCCTACGCTAACGTACCCCAATATCTTTATTGGAGAAACAACGGAGAAGAAATTCAATGGCAAACTTCATTTTATAAACCAAGCACTACCACCACGGCACCTGCAGGCTGGACGCGTTTGGATTGGAGACAACACCTGACCACCAATCTCATTGATGGAATGCAGCTCCACGCAGGAATTGCCCGATTCTTTGTGTCTGGAAAAAGTGAACTTTTCCCGTACGACCAAGCCACGGTTGATGCGTATCAGGGAAAATTGAAGCAAAATCCAGGGTATTAA